The following are encoded together in the Serratia nematodiphila DZ0503SBS1 genome:
- the phnC gene encoding phosphonate ABC transporter ATP-binding protein, with protein sequence MAQALLKLAQHDFPGQHAAASRKVLSVKGLGKAYKAQQRVLDDINFDLHAGEFVAVIGRSGAGKSTLLHTLNGTIPSSCGEMLHFEDDGVAQDIAQLAGRQMRQWRARCGMIFQDFCLVPRLDVMTNVLLGRLSHTSTLKSFFKLFDDADRARAIELLQWLNMLPHALQRAEHLSGGQMQRVAICRALMQNPQILLADEPVASLDPKNTRRIMDALQKISEDGIAVMVNLHSVELVKEYCSRVIGIAHGKIVFDGHPSQLNERILHQLYGEEANQIH encoded by the coding sequence ATGGCTCAGGCACTGTTAAAATTGGCGCAGCACGACTTTCCAGGGCAGCACGCCGCCGCATCCCGCAAAGTGTTATCGGTAAAGGGGCTCGGCAAGGCCTACAAAGCGCAGCAGCGCGTGCTGGATGACATCAATTTCGATCTGCACGCCGGCGAATTCGTGGCGGTGATCGGCCGTTCCGGCGCGGGCAAGTCCACGCTGCTGCATACCCTCAACGGCACTATTCCTTCCAGCTGCGGCGAGATGCTGCACTTCGAAGACGATGGCGTGGCGCAGGATATCGCCCAGCTTGCCGGCCGCCAGATGCGCCAGTGGCGCGCGCGCTGCGGCATGATCTTCCAGGACTTCTGCCTGGTGCCGCGGCTGGACGTGATGACCAACGTGCTGCTGGGGCGCCTGAGCCACACCTCCACCCTGAAATCGTTCTTCAAACTGTTCGATGACGCCGATCGCGCTCGCGCCATTGAGCTGTTGCAGTGGCTCAACATGCTGCCGCACGCGCTGCAGCGCGCCGAGCACCTCTCCGGCGGCCAGATGCAGCGCGTCGCCATCTGCCGCGCGCTGATGCAAAATCCGCAAATCCTGCTGGCCGATGAGCCGGTGGCGTCGCTCGATCCGAAAAACACCCGCCGCATCATGGATGCGCTGCAGAAAATCAGCGAAGACGGCATCGCGGTGATGGTGAACCTGCACTCGGTCGAACTGGTGAAAGAGTATTGCTCGCGGGTGATCGGCATCGCCCACGGGAAGATCGTGTTTGACGGGCATCCTTCGCAACTGAACGAACGGATCCTGCACCAGCTGTATGGCGAAGAAGCCAATCAGATCCATTGA
- a CDS encoding right-handed parallel beta-helix repeat-containing protein, which produces MAQMSKEDPQFNTKNTAAQVNDGGEFAEYTPEQFGAVGDGLADDRDAVSAMFAKVAIDAAKSMKKRQVRMANVYRLTLGSAWQPLQIPSNCHIYGGGEIHLDDDTPQINIFNTVEQSNFIVEDLRITRKVTQKDTDPIWWYATRACTGMAFTRCENFTVRNCVISMHTDALGLSDCTSVTLENNLLKDLGEEPIAVRGGRHITIQNNELTNHQGDGILLKTGVNREAYDILIVNNHIHDGHKPAKPAGAGHTQRGGGVTLNNEVTGTPHSFTNLTVANNHIVNTSYGIALGGISDINISNNYIKTIERFGIQIDYSLVNNPTKIPTNNSRIIGNHVEDTVENGIDYHGNNDISVTESVIADNFLNFCGTSTTSAFNGIAATEATLSGNIINNCKVALFANSCVMTGNKITNSGWGASQVWIKLYGDRTVFSGNRVTDSGFGYIRFLNGKNAIIEGNVIKLAAPARALELGGEFDETTLIGKNAWDCAFKPILSTIAGVTGNQLIQYSFPNEGVAHITPQMFGAKGDWNDLAGVGTDDTQAFKQAIAYAISQGCKKLYVPAGNYYITDTLNLGGENYTGDKGIAIEGENWISTKFFFKPTSNDHACFESKGGSGIHTNRYISDLTITPAKGALYTGTGYRINGSCFMRHERLLIMKFFVNLHLLNGYAGAFTEFVSFHSCRFHRGLSNILMESNGGDSSFHGVGFHEIQCQIKVSGNPGDGGTNMDAGVGLELRGNANRATWYNGFCYIHLFGGVGATAIKLTRTNTDNILGQFTCEGEAILQSDGSTFECRGGFYNVSTTTYNVAAEPVNGIAAAFVFDNMMSNTTRFANAAIADMAPRQLPWSLADRASNGAYPAIFHGIKGDSDNLFYAARGGSTNYHYFGGISPGNNLQGFEPGVRLAQDGASFISFAPKFTLGANNNTTSSGVSISPADFSPQKDIATALGQPSFKWSGLYTKQLTVADNGVYPAGNGAYPIGGPNNQFSSGHIKVLNIYDSANVNGDPVGVRVAVPASAVAPGKIGQWSADSAFFYVCTAANTWRRVALTTW; this is translated from the coding sequence ATGGCTCAAATGTCAAAAGAAGATCCGCAGTTCAACACAAAAAATACCGCAGCTCAGGTCAATGACGGCGGCGAATTCGCTGAATATACCCCTGAACAGTTTGGCGCCGTAGGCGATGGCCTGGCCGATGATCGAGATGCTGTTAGCGCCATGTTCGCTAAAGTGGCGATTGACGCCGCTAAATCGATGAAAAAACGCCAGGTCAGAATGGCGAATGTCTATCGGTTGACGTTGGGTTCGGCTTGGCAGCCTCTGCAGATCCCCAGCAACTGCCATATTTATGGCGGTGGTGAAATTCACCTGGATGACGATACGCCTCAAATCAACATTTTTAATACCGTTGAACAGTCGAATTTCATCGTGGAAGATCTGAGGATTACGAGAAAGGTGACTCAGAAAGATACAGATCCTATTTGGTGGTATGCCACACGCGCGTGTACCGGCATGGCTTTCACCCGTTGTGAAAACTTCACCGTGAGAAATTGTGTCATCAGTATGCATACTGATGCTTTGGGCCTTTCTGACTGTACGTCAGTTACCCTTGAGAACAATTTACTTAAAGATTTGGGAGAGGAACCTATCGCGGTTCGTGGCGGCCGCCATATTACGATCCAGAATAACGAGCTGACGAATCACCAGGGTGATGGGATCCTGCTGAAAACGGGTGTGAACAGAGAGGCTTATGACATCTTAATCGTGAACAATCATATTCACGATGGGCACAAGCCTGCGAAACCGGCAGGGGCAGGGCACACGCAAAGAGGGGGCGGGGTGACGCTCAATAACGAGGTGACCGGCACGCCTCATTCATTTACTAACCTGACCGTTGCCAATAACCATATTGTTAATACCAGCTATGGCATCGCGCTGGGTGGAATCAGTGACATTAATATCTCTAATAACTACATCAAGACGATCGAAAGGTTCGGCATTCAGATAGACTATTCCTTAGTAAATAACCCCACCAAAATTCCTACGAATAATTCCCGAATTATCGGGAATCACGTTGAGGATACCGTTGAGAATGGCATCGATTATCATGGTAACAATGATATTTCTGTCACGGAGTCTGTTATCGCAGATAACTTTTTAAATTTCTGTGGTACCTCCACGACGTCGGCCTTCAATGGCATTGCCGCAACGGAGGCGACCCTTTCAGGCAATATTATCAATAACTGCAAGGTTGCCCTGTTCGCTAATAGCTGCGTGATGACCGGCAATAAGATAACCAACTCCGGATGGGGCGCCAGTCAGGTATGGATCAAGTTGTATGGCGACCGTACGGTGTTTTCCGGCAATCGGGTGACGGACTCTGGGTTTGGTTATATCCGTTTCTTGAATGGGAAAAACGCCATTATTGAAGGGAATGTGATTAAACTGGCTGCGCCTGCTCGGGCGCTGGAGTTAGGCGGGGAATTTGACGAAACGACCCTCATTGGCAAGAACGCCTGGGATTGCGCTTTTAAACCTATTCTCTCTACGATTGCTGGGGTGACGGGCAATCAACTCATTCAGTATTCCTTCCCGAACGAAGGCGTGGCCCACATTACCCCGCAGATGTTCGGCGCGAAGGGTGATTGGAATGATCTCGCTGGCGTTGGTACGGATGATACGCAGGCATTTAAACAGGCTATCGCTTATGCGATTAGCCAAGGCTGCAAGAAGCTCTATGTGCCTGCCGGCAACTATTACATTACGGATACGTTAAATTTAGGGGGAGAAAACTACACCGGAGATAAAGGCATTGCGATAGAGGGTGAAAATTGGATTAGTACAAAATTCTTCTTTAAGCCGACGTCTAATGATCATGCGTGTTTTGAGTCGAAAGGCGGTTCCGGGATCCATACCAACAGATATATCAGCGACCTGACGATTACGCCGGCCAAGGGCGCGTTATATACGGGCACCGGCTATCGGATTAATGGTTCCTGCTTCATGCGGCATGAAAGATTGCTGATTATGAAGTTTTTTGTGAACCTACATCTGTTGAACGGCTATGCCGGTGCGTTTACCGAGTTCGTCAGTTTTCACTCTTGCCGGTTCCACCGTGGCTTGTCGAACATCTTGATGGAAAGCAATGGCGGGGATAGCTCCTTCCACGGCGTGGGGTTCCATGAAATTCAATGTCAGATCAAAGTTTCCGGCAATCCGGGCGATGGCGGCACAAATATGGATGCCGGCGTGGGGCTGGAGCTGAGAGGAAACGCCAACAGAGCAACCTGGTACAACGGTTTCTGCTATATCCACCTGTTCGGCGGCGTCGGCGCAACGGCGATCAAACTCACCCGGACCAACACCGATAACATCCTGGGGCAGTTTACTTGCGAAGGTGAAGCCATTCTTCAGAGTGATGGAAGCACTTTTGAATGTCGAGGCGGTTTCTATAACGTGAGTACTACCACTTACAATGTGGCGGCAGAGCCGGTAAACGGCATTGCGGCGGCATTTGTGTTTGATAACATGATGAGCAATACGACAAGATTCGCCAACGCGGCAATCGCCGATATGGCTCCAAGGCAGCTTCCGTGGTCCTTGGCGGACAGGGCCAGTAATGGCGCTTATCCGGCGATTTTCCATGGCATCAAGGGCGACTCCGATAACCTGTTCTATGCAGCCAGAGGGGGAAGTACCAACTATCATTACTTTGGCGGTATTTCTCCAGGCAATAACCTTCAGGGGTTTGAACCGGGCGTCAGGTTGGCTCAGGACGGGGCTTCTTTCATTAGTTTTGCACCTAAGTTTACGCTTGGCGCGAATAACAATACGACCAGCAGCGGCGTATCCATCTCCCCTGCTGATTTTTCGCCGCAGAAGGATATCGCGACAGCCTTAGGACAGCCCTCATTCAAATGGAGCGGGTTGTACACTAAGCAGTTAACGGTCGCTGACAATGGCGTTTATCCTGCCGGTAACGGCGCTTACCCTATTGGTGGGCCGAATAACCAATTCTCCTCTGGCCACATAAAAGTGTTGAATATTTATGATTCAGCGAACGTGAACGGAGATCCCGTAGGTGTCAGAGTTGCCGTCCCCGCTTCGGCCGTTGCGCCCGGTAAAATAGGCCAATGGTCGGCAGACTCCGCATTCTTTTATGTTTGCACGGCGGCCAATACCTGGAGAAGGGTGGCGCTCACCACATGGTAG
- the phnE gene encoding phosphonate ABC transporter, permease protein PhnE yields MNTDFAHYYQRIRRKQKREALLWSLGLVVLYLGAGNFAEFNLHTVWVSIPHFFDYLAETVPTLHWHLLFADGRTEGSLAYWGYRLNIQLPLIWETLQLALAATIFSVLVATVLAFLAAGNTYTPASVRLAIRTLVAFLRTMPELAWAVMFVMAFGIGAIPGFLALALHTIGSLTKLFYESIETASNKPVRGLAACGATPLQRMRFGLWPQVKPVFLSYSFMRLEINFRQSTILGLVGAGGIGQELMTNIKLDRYDQVSMTLLLIIVVVSVLDYVSGELRKRVVEGAK; encoded by the coding sequence TTGAATACCGATTTCGCACACTATTACCAACGGATCCGCCGCAAGCAAAAGCGCGAAGCGCTGCTGTGGTCGCTCGGGCTGGTGGTGCTGTACCTGGGCGCCGGCAACTTCGCCGAGTTCAACCTGCACACCGTCTGGGTGTCTATTCCGCACTTCTTCGACTATTTGGCCGAAACCGTGCCGACGCTGCACTGGCACCTGCTGTTCGCCGACGGGCGCACCGAAGGCTCGCTGGCCTATTGGGGCTATCGCCTGAACATCCAGCTGCCGCTGATCTGGGAGACCCTGCAGCTGGCGCTGGCGGCGACCATTTTTTCGGTGCTGGTAGCGACCGTGCTGGCGTTTCTGGCGGCCGGCAACACTTATACCCCGGCCTCGGTGCGGCTGGCGATCCGCACGCTGGTGGCGTTCTTGCGCACCATGCCGGAGCTGGCGTGGGCGGTGATGTTCGTGATGGCGTTCGGCATCGGCGCCATTCCCGGCTTCCTGGCGCTGGCGCTGCACACCATCGGCAGCCTGACCAAGTTGTTCTACGAATCGATCGAAACCGCCTCCAACAAACCGGTGCGCGGGCTGGCGGCCTGCGGCGCCACGCCGCTGCAGCGCATGCGCTTTGGCCTGTGGCCGCAGGTGAAGCCGGTGTTTCTCTCCTACAGCTTCATGCGGCTGGAGATCAACTTTCGCCAGTCGACCATTTTGGGGCTGGTGGGGGCGGGCGGCATCGGCCAGGAGCTGATGACCAACATTAAACTCGACCGCTACGATCAGGTCAGCATGACGCTGCTGCTGATCATCGTGGTGGTTTCCGTGCTCGACTACGTGTCAGGCGAGCTGCGCAAGCGCGTGGTGGAGGGGGCAAAATGA
- the trpS gene encoding tryptophan--tRNA ligase yields MSYTILTGDRATGPLHLGHFVGSLRQRVELQHQHNQTVMVADLQGLTDNGNNPQKISANVLNVVADYLAVGIDPHKTTICLQSALPALAELTMYYLNLVSVARLERNPTVKNEIAEKDFARSLPAGFLIYPVSQAADITAFGATHVPVGEDQLPMLEQTNEIVRRFNHIVGQPVLTECQPLLSNVGRLPGLDGQGKMSKSRGNAIPLGAGADEVHKAVMSMFTDPGHLNVSDPGRVEGNMVFTYLDAFCEDAALVAELKAHYRRGGLGDVKIKRLLEDCLQSLLEPIRTRRAEFIADKGELTRILQHGTRRAHQVSQQTLQQVKAALGLDFFSLE; encoded by the coding sequence ATGAGTTACACCATTCTTACCGGCGATCGCGCCACCGGCCCACTGCATTTAGGCCACTTCGTCGGCTCGCTGCGCCAGCGCGTGGAACTGCAGCACCAGCATAACCAAACGGTGATGGTGGCGGATCTGCAGGGCCTGACCGACAACGGCAACAATCCGCAAAAAATCAGCGCCAACGTGCTCAACGTAGTAGCCGATTATCTGGCGGTGGGCATCGATCCGCACAAGACCACCATTTGCCTGCAGTCGGCGCTGCCGGCGTTGGCCGAGCTGACGATGTACTACCTCAATCTGGTCAGCGTGGCGCGGCTGGAACGCAACCCGACGGTGAAAAACGAAATCGCCGAGAAGGATTTCGCCCGCAGCCTGCCGGCCGGCTTTTTGATCTATCCGGTCAGCCAGGCGGCGGACATCACCGCCTTCGGTGCCACCCACGTGCCGGTCGGCGAGGATCAGCTGCCGATGCTGGAGCAAACCAACGAGATCGTGCGGCGCTTCAACCACATCGTCGGCCAACCGGTGCTGACGGAGTGCCAGCCGCTGTTGAGCAACGTCGGGCGTCTGCCGGGGCTGGACGGGCAGGGCAAGATGTCGAAATCGCGCGGCAACGCGATCCCGCTTGGCGCCGGCGCCGACGAGGTGCACAAGGCGGTGATGAGCATGTTCACCGATCCCGGTCATCTCAACGTCAGCGATCCCGGCCGGGTGGAGGGCAACATGGTGTTCACCTATCTGGACGCCTTCTGCGAAGACGCCGCGCTGGTGGCGGAGCTGAAGGCGCACTACCGGCGCGGCGGATTGGGGGACGTGAAAATCAAACGGCTGCTGGAGGATTGCCTGCAGAGCCTGCTCGAACCGATCCGCACCCGCCGCGCCGAATTCATCGCCGATAAAGGCGAGCTGACGCGCATCCTGCAGCACGGCACCCGCCGCGCGCATCAGGTCAGCCAGCAGACGCTGCAGCAGGTCAAGGCGGCGCTGGGGCTGGACTTCTTTAGCCTGGAATGA
- a CDS encoding cysteine hydrolase family protein, which yields MTTALLIIDVQEGLFTPPPADAAGTVARINQLSERARRAGAPVVVIQHHTPDEELPHGSAAWQVLAALTVAPGDHRVEKTTPDSFLRTSLGALLIANGVSQLVVCGYSTPFCIDTTVRSAAARGYPVTLAADAHTCHDESYADGLLIRTHHNETLSNIDSFGVPIRAVPAADIVF from the coding sequence ATGACCACCGCGCTGTTGATTATCGATGTGCAGGAAGGGTTGTTTACGCCGCCGCCGGCGGATGCCGCGGGCACCGTTGCGCGCATCAATCAGCTGAGCGAGCGCGCCCGCCGGGCCGGTGCGCCGGTTGTCGTCATTCAGCACCATACGCCGGACGAGGAGTTGCCGCACGGCAGCGCCGCCTGGCAAGTGCTCGCGGCGCTGACGGTGGCGCCGGGCGACCATCGGGTGGAGAAAACCACGCCGGACTCGTTCCTGCGCACCTCGCTCGGCGCGTTACTGATCGCCAACGGCGTATCGCAGCTGGTGGTTTGCGGCTACTCCACGCCGTTTTGCATCGATACCACGGTGCGCAGCGCGGCGGCGCGCGGCTATCCGGTGACGCTGGCGGCGGATGCGCATACCTGCCACGACGAATCCTATGCCGATGGCCTGCTGATCCGCACCCACCATAACGAGACGCTGTCGAACATCGACAGCTTCGGCGTGCCGATCCGCGCGGTGCCCGCGGCGGACATCGTGTTCTGA
- a CDS encoding NAD(P)-dependent oxidoreductase, producing the protein MKIGFAGLGGMGSAMAANLLQAGFALTVWNRSPQAAQPLVSAGARQAERPEQLADAEVLITMLADDAATQQVVVDSGLLQRMKPGALHINMATISVELAKRLTTLHAEHGIGYLAAPVLGRVDVAAAGKLNILAAGDSERLKQAQPLFDALGQKTWHFGADPAQANVVKIATNFTLASAIEAMAEGSALVRNYGVSGADYLQMLSSTVFAAPAYQGYGALIAAEKYSPAGFRLALGLKDVGLALAAGADSHTPMPFAGVLKDNFLDAMAQGDADLDWAALAKVAARRAGLK; encoded by the coding sequence ATGAAGATCGGATTTGCCGGACTGGGTGGGATGGGCAGCGCCATGGCGGCCAACCTGTTGCAGGCGGGCTTCGCCTTAACGGTATGGAACCGCTCGCCGCAGGCGGCGCAGCCGCTGGTGAGCGCCGGCGCGCGGCAGGCCGAACGGCCGGAACAGTTGGCCGATGCCGAGGTGCTGATCACCATGCTGGCTGACGATGCCGCCACGCAACAGGTGGTGGTGGACAGCGGATTGCTGCAGCGAATGAAACCGGGCGCGCTGCATATCAATATGGCGACCATCTCGGTCGAACTCGCCAAACGCCTGACGACGCTGCATGCGGAACACGGCATCGGCTATCTCGCCGCGCCGGTGCTGGGCCGGGTCGACGTGGCCGCCGCCGGCAAGCTGAATATTCTGGCGGCCGGCGATAGCGAGCGGCTGAAGCAAGCGCAGCCGCTGTTCGATGCCCTTGGCCAGAAAACCTGGCACTTCGGTGCCGATCCGGCGCAGGCTAACGTGGTCAAAATCGCCACCAACTTTACCTTGGCCAGCGCCATTGAAGCGATGGCGGAAGGCAGCGCGCTGGTGCGCAACTACGGCGTGTCCGGCGCCGACTACCTGCAGATGCTGAGCAGCACCGTCTTCGCCGCCCCGGCCTATCAGGGCTATGGCGCGCTGATCGCCGCCGAGAAGTATTCACCCGCCGGATTCCGGCTGGCGCTGGGGCTGAAGGACGTCGGGCTGGCGCTGGCCGCCGGCGCCGACAGCCATACGCCGATGCCGTTCGCCGGGGTGCTGAAAGACAACTTCCTCGACGCGATGGCGCAGGGGGATGCGGATCTGGACTGGGCGGCGCTGGCCAAGGTGGCGGCGCGGCGGGCGGGCCTGAAATAA
- the phnE gene encoding phosphonate ABC transporter, permease protein PhnE produces MTAGTPASAETLRQLKQQHPAIFAQQGRYLRTVGLIALAIVLYYVFFFLVFGISWPQFINGCQQLGRYFLRMFVWHDFANWPFMYYFQQIGITIAIVFAGTITASLIALPLSFFAARNVMSTPLLRPISVLVRRLLDVLRGIDMAIWGLIFVRAVGMGPLAGVLAIVMQDVGLLGKLYAEGHEAVDKSPSRGLTAVGANGLQKHRYGIFTQSFPTFLALSLYQIESNTRSAAVLGFVGAGGIGLVYAENMRLWNWDVVMFITLILVVVVMIMDKVSSLLRNKYIIGEDIPLYQQKSQID; encoded by the coding sequence ATGACAGCGGGCACTCCGGCGTCGGCGGAAACGCTGCGCCAGCTAAAACAGCAGCATCCGGCGATCTTCGCGCAGCAGGGGCGTTACCTGCGCACCGTCGGCCTGATCGCCTTGGCGATCGTGCTGTACTACGTGTTCTTCTTCCTGGTCTTCGGCATTAGCTGGCCGCAGTTTATCAACGGCTGCCAGCAGCTGGGACGCTATTTCCTGCGCATGTTCGTCTGGCATGACTTCGCCAACTGGCCGTTCATGTACTACTTCCAGCAGATTGGCATCACCATCGCCATCGTGTTCGCCGGCACCATCACCGCGTCGCTGATCGCGCTGCCGCTGTCGTTCTTCGCCGCGCGCAACGTGATGTCGACGCCATTGCTGCGGCCGATCTCCGTGCTGGTGCGCCGCTTGCTCGACGTGCTGCGCGGTATCGATATGGCGATCTGGGGGCTGATCTTCGTGCGCGCCGTCGGCATGGGGCCGCTGGCCGGGGTGTTGGCTATCGTGATGCAGGACGTCGGGCTGCTGGGAAAACTGTACGCCGAAGGGCACGAGGCGGTGGACAAGTCCCCGAGCCGCGGCCTGACGGCGGTAGGCGCCAACGGGTTGCAGAAGCACCGCTACGGCATCTTCACTCAGTCGTTCCCCACCTTTCTGGCGCTCAGCCTGTACCAGATCGAATCCAACACCCGCTCTGCGGCGGTGCTGGGCTTCGTCGGCGCCGGCGGCATCGGCCTGGTGTACGCGGAGAACATGCGGCTGTGGAACTGGGACGTGGTGATGTTCATCACCCTGATCCTGGTGGTGGTGGTGATGATCATGGACAAGGTCTCTTCGCTGCTGCGCAACAAGTACATCATCGGCGAAGATATCCCGCTGTATCAGCAAAAAAGCCAAATCGATTGA
- a CDS encoding DUF1456 family protein: protein MMNNDVLRSVRYMLSINNAKMVEIIKLDDFEVAVSAMDAYVIKEGEPGYEKCPDEVMAHFLNGLVFFKRGKDDKFPAPAVELPITNNLVLKKLRVAFELKDTDMHQIFTAVDFRISKPELSALFRKEGTKNYRPCGDQMLRYFLKGLAQRVRGE, encoded by the coding sequence ATGATGAACAACGACGTGCTGCGCAGCGTGCGCTATATGCTGAGCATTAACAACGCCAAAATGGTCGAGATTATCAAACTGGACGATTTCGAGGTGGCGGTGTCGGCGATGGACGCTTACGTGATCAAAGAAGGCGAGCCGGGCTACGAGAAGTGCCCGGACGAAGTGATGGCGCACTTCCTCAACGGCCTGGTGTTCTTCAAACGCGGCAAGGACGACAAGTTCCCGGCGCCGGCGGTTGAGCTGCCAATCACCAACAACCTGGTGCTGAAAAAGCTGCGCGTGGCGTTCGAGCTGAAAGACACCGACATGCACCAGATTTTCACCGCGGTGGATTTCCGCATCTCCAAGCCGGAGCTGAGCGCGCTGTTCCGCAAAGAGGGCACCAAGAACTACCGCCCGTGCGGCGATCAGATGCTGCGCTACTTCCTCAAAGGGCTGGCGCAGCGCGTTCGCGGCGAGTAA
- the tnpA gene encoding IS200/IS605 family transposase — MGLYRSSSHVFWRCKYHLVWTPKYRFKILRDKVGKELYRTIYILCNMKDCEVLELNIQPDHVHLVVIVPPKLSISTLMGVLKGRSAIRLYNRFPHIRKKLWGNHFWARGYFVDTVGVNEEIIRRYVKYQDKKDQEIEQQMELLQD, encoded by the coding sequence ATGGGTTTATACAGGAGTTCATCACATGTGTTCTGGCGTTGCAAATACCACCTGGTTTGGACGCCAAAGTATCGATTTAAAATCCTCCGCGACAAGGTGGGCAAAGAGCTCTACCGAACAATTTATATCCTCTGCAACATGAAGGACTGTGAAGTTCTTGAGCTAAATATTCAGCCAGATCATGTGCATCTGGTCGTGATAGTCCCCCCGAAGCTATCGATTTCGACGTTGATGGGCGTCCTGAAAGGACGCAGTGCAATCCGGCTTTACAATCGTTTCCCACATATACGAAAGAAGTTGTGGGGCAATCATTTTTGGGCAAGGGGATACTTTGTCGATACGGTAGGGGTAAACGAAGAAATTATCAGGCGATACGTGAAGTATCAGGATAAGAAGGACCAAGAGATCGAACAGCAGATGGAGCTGTTGCAGGATTAA
- the phnD gene encoding phosphonate ABC transporter substrate-binding protein, which translates to MKKVLSLTTLMAGAMMVFNAAAADAPKELNLGILGGQNATQQIGDNQCVKQFLDKELNVDTKLRNSSDYSGVIQGLLGGKIDLVLSMSPSSFASVYIKDPKAVDIVGIAVDDVDQSRGYHSVVVVKAGSPYQKLEDLKGKAIGFADPDSTSGFLIPNQAFKKLFGGTVDNKYNNTFSSVTFSGGHEQDILGVLNGQFEGAVTWASMIGDYNTGYTSGAFTRMIRMDHPDLMKQIRIIWQSPLIPNGPILVSNSLPADFKAKVVTAIKKLDKDDHACFIKAMGGKQHIGDTTLAEYQTIIDMKRELTKGDR; encoded by the coding sequence ATGAAAAAAGTATTGAGTCTGACCACCCTGATGGCCGGCGCGATGATGGTATTTAATGCTGCCGCAGCGGATGCGCCGAAAGAGCTGAACCTGGGCATTCTCGGCGGCCAGAACGCCACCCAGCAGATCGGCGATAACCAGTGCGTGAAGCAGTTCCTGGATAAAGAGCTGAACGTCGATACCAAGCTGCGCAACTCGTCCGACTATTCCGGCGTGATCCAGGGCCTGCTGGGCGGCAAGATTGACCTGGTGCTGAGCATGTCGCCGTCGTCGTTCGCCTCGGTCTACATCAAGGATCCGAAAGCGGTGGACATCGTCGGCATCGCGGTCGATGACGTCGACCAGTCGCGCGGCTACCACTCGGTGGTGGTGGTGAAGGCCGGCAGCCCGTACCAGAAACTGGAAGACCTGAAGGGCAAGGCCATCGGCTTCGCCGATCCGGATTCCACCTCCGGCTTCCTGATCCCGAACCAGGCGTTTAAAAAGCTGTTCGGCGGCACGGTCGACAACAAATACAACAACACCTTCTCCAGCGTCACCTTCTCCGGCGGCCACGAGCAGGACATCCTCGGCGTGCTGAACGGCCAGTTTGAAGGCGCGGTGACCTGGGCGTCGATGATCGGCGACTACAACACCGGCTACACCAGCGGCGCGTTCACCCGCATGATCCGCATGGATCACCCGGACCTGATGAAGCAGATCCGCATCATCTGGCAGTCGCCGCTGATCCCGAACGGCCCGATCCTGGTGAGCAACTCGCTGCCGGCCGACTTCAAGGCCAAAGTGGTCACCGCCATCAAGAAGCTGGATAAAGACGATCACGCGTGCTTTATCAAAGCGATGGGCGGCAAACAGCACATCGGCGACACTACCCTGGCGGAATACCAGACCATCATCGATATGAAGCGCGAGCTGACCAAAGGCGACCGTTGA